The Corynebacterium pseudopelargi genome contains a region encoding:
- a CDS encoding NAD(P)H-dependent glycerol-3-phosphate dehydrogenase: MVHIGVMGAGSWGTTLAKVFADAGNTVTLWARRAEVAEEINREHRNSKYLGDIPLPTALVATHEPHEAIQGADILVLAVPSQTLRKNLEQWAEHIGPRTILLSLAKGVEAKTFERMSQVIAEVTGTAQERIAVLSGPNLAKEIAQEQPAATVIACEDEANAKYVQQAVATSYFRPYTNSDVVGCEIGGACKNVIALACGMAAGKGLGENTLASVITRGLAEIARLGEALGADPRTFSGLAGLGDLVATCSSPLSRNRSFGARLGEGSSLEQARAASNGQVAEGVISSQSVFSLATSLGVEMPITQAVYGVCHLGLDVGDMVQALMGRSKKSEHA; encoded by the coding sequence ATGGTACACATCGGCGTGATGGGAGCAGGCTCGTGGGGAACAACCCTGGCCAAGGTATTCGCCGATGCTGGCAACACCGTGACGCTGTGGGCACGGCGCGCGGAAGTAGCAGAAGAAATCAACCGCGAGCACCGAAACAGCAAATACCTCGGCGATATCCCACTACCCACGGCCCTTGTGGCAACCCACGAGCCACACGAGGCAATTCAAGGCGCCGATATCTTGGTGCTGGCAGTGCCGAGCCAAACCTTGCGCAAGAACTTAGAGCAATGGGCAGAGCACATCGGGCCACGCACCATCTTGCTCAGCCTGGCCAAAGGCGTAGAGGCGAAAACCTTTGAGCGCATGAGCCAAGTCATTGCAGAAGTCACCGGCACCGCGCAAGAACGTATCGCAGTACTCAGTGGTCCGAATCTGGCGAAAGAAATCGCCCAAGAACAGCCCGCAGCCACCGTGATTGCCTGCGAAGATGAAGCCAACGCGAAATACGTGCAGCAGGCCGTGGCCACAAGCTATTTTCGCCCCTATACCAATAGCGATGTGGTGGGCTGTGAAATCGGCGGTGCCTGCAAAAACGTCATCGCCCTAGCCTGCGGTATGGCTGCCGGTAAAGGCTTGGGCGAAAACACCCTGGCCAGTGTGATCACCCGCGGCCTGGCAGAAATTGCACGCTTAGGTGAGGCGTTAGGTGCTGATCCACGAACCTTCTCCGGGCTTGCAGGCCTAGGCGATCTGGTGGCGACCTGCTCATCTCCTTTATCGCGCAACCGAAGCTTCGGTGCACGCCTGGGCGAAGGCAGCAGCCTCGAGCAAGCACGCGCAGCCTCCAATGGGCAGGTGGCAGAAGGCGTGATCTCCTCCCAATCGGTGTTTAGCCTCGCTACCTCCTTGGGTGTGGAAATGCCGATTACCCAGGCCGTCTACGGTGTGTGCCACCTTGGGCTCGATGTAGGCGATATGGTGCAGGCTCTGATGGGGAGATCTAAGAAATCCGAGCACGCCTAG
- a CDS encoding NUDIX hydrolase: protein MEQQRKDVEAMAKEEHKDHSALTEVRGRHQRIRSNPAKEFQRSTLAAGAVLWREHDGIEVAVIHRPHYDDWSLAKGKVDPGESLPTTAAREILEETGYEVSLGKLLGRITYPVGSRTKVVYYWTAKVLGGKFEKNKEVDEIRWLPIEQAKELLSYEVDRLLVDKAAKRMQTPATTRILYVRHARAFRRQNWAGNDNLRPLDKKGRRQANMLVPMLQAFRPEAIYSAEPDRCQLTAAPLAKALDLEVTVDDRLGDHGWMHNMNSSKAALKEIIDRGGVSVVVAQGGVIPDALAWLSAEGTLPLEDTEAKKASVWVLSFHEGELTGADYLASPLPVK from the coding sequence ATGGAACAGCAGCGAAAGGACGTAGAAGCAATGGCCAAAGAAGAGCACAAAGATCACAGCGCACTCACCGAGGTTCGGGGGCGCCACCAGCGCATCCGAAGCAATCCCGCGAAGGAGTTTCAGCGATCAACCCTGGCTGCCGGCGCGGTGTTGTGGCGCGAACATGACGGCATTGAAGTCGCCGTGATCCACCGTCCTCACTACGATGATTGGTCGCTTGCCAAGGGCAAAGTTGATCCGGGCGAATCCCTTCCTACGACCGCTGCCCGCGAGATCTTAGAGGAAACCGGCTATGAGGTGTCCTTGGGTAAATTGCTCGGCAGGATCACCTATCCCGTTGGTAGCCGCACAAAGGTGGTGTACTACTGGACCGCCAAGGTGTTAGGCGGGAAGTTTGAAAAGAATAAGGAAGTAGACGAGATCCGTTGGCTGCCGATTGAGCAGGCCAAGGAGTTGCTCAGCTATGAGGTTGATCGCCTCTTGGTGGATAAGGCTGCAAAGCGTATGCAAACACCGGCGACGACCAGGATTTTGTATGTGCGCCACGCCAGAGCTTTTCGACGTCAAAACTGGGCCGGCAACGACAACCTTCGCCCGCTGGATAAAAAGGGTCGCCGTCAGGCAAATATGTTGGTGCCTATGCTTCAGGCGTTTAGGCCAGAGGCCATTTATTCCGCTGAGCCTGACCGCTGCCAGCTCACCGCAGCACCGCTTGCCAAGGCACTTGACCTTGAGGTGACGGTGGATGATCGTTTAGGCGATCACGGCTGGATGCACAATATGAATAGCTCCAAGGCGGCGTTGAAAGAGATCATCGACCGCGGTGGAGTATCCGTGGTGGTGGCCCAAGGCGGTGTGATCCCCGATGCGCTCGCGTGGCTTTCTGCCGAGGGCACCTTGCCTTTAGAAGATACCGAGGCGAAAAAGGCCAGTGTGTGGGTGCTTTCCTTCCACGAAGGCGAGCTCACCGGGGCTGATTATCTTGCTAGTCCGTTGCCGGTGAAGTAG
- the leuD gene encoding 3-isopropylmalate dehydratase small subunit, whose amino-acid sequence MEKFSQHTGVGVPLTRSNVDTDQIIPAVYLKRVTRTGFEDGLFSNWRNNEPGFVLNQPEYAQGSVLVAGPDFGTGSSREHAVWALMDYGFAVVFSSRFADIFRGNAGKAGLLAAQMDQGDIELLWKQLEQHPGASITVDLETRTAHCDGATYQFQVDDYTRWRLMEGLDDIGLTLREEAAIEAYEAKRPAFKPATSPATD is encoded by the coding sequence ATGGAAAAATTTTCCCAGCACACCGGCGTTGGCGTTCCACTGACTCGTTCAAATGTGGATACCGACCAGATCATCCCGGCGGTGTACCTCAAGCGCGTTACCCGCACCGGCTTTGAAGATGGCCTCTTTAGCAACTGGCGAAACAACGAACCAGGCTTCGTGTTAAACCAGCCCGAATATGCACAAGGTTCGGTGCTGGTAGCAGGCCCGGACTTCGGCACCGGCTCCTCGCGCGAACACGCCGTGTGGGCGCTGATGGACTACGGCTTTGCCGTCGTCTTTTCTTCTCGTTTTGCCGATATCTTCCGCGGCAATGCTGGCAAAGCCGGCCTGCTTGCAGCACAAATGGATCAAGGCGATATCGAGCTGCTGTGGAAGCAACTCGAACAACACCCCGGCGCCAGCATCACCGTGGACCTTGAAACCAGGACCGCACACTGCGATGGCGCGACCTATCAATTCCAGGTGGATGATTACACCCGCTGGCGCCTGATGGAAGGCCTGGATGATATTGGGCTCACGCTGCGCGAAGAAGCAGCTATTGAGGCCTATGAGGCCAAGCGTCCCGCTTTTAAGCCTGCTACTTCACCGGCAACGGACTAG